In a single window of the bacterium genome:
- a CDS encoding glutamate synthase, with protein sequence MSTPHPVTTVDLAETPLRDLNRTLHQARQGSFRVLNPRGAHAVACGIDADIAVEVHGSVGYYCAGMHQKGSVYVDGNASTGLAENIMSGTVRITGSATMSAGATGHGGLVVIEGNAGARCGISLKGADIVVGGNVGHMSAFMAQAGNLAVLGDAGADLGDSVYEANMYVRGEVESLGADAIAKDMRPEHARTLAGLLAAAGMEADPWDFKRYGSARNLYNFHIDDINAEVARRAG encoded by the coding sequence GTGAGCACACCGCACCCGGTCACCACGGTCGACCTAGCGGAGACACCGCTGCGCGACCTCAACCGGACGCTCCACCAGGCCCGGCAAGGCTCGTTCCGGGTGCTGAACCCGCGCGGGGCCCATGCGGTCGCGTGCGGCATCGACGCCGACATCGCCGTAGAGGTACACGGTTCGGTCGGCTACTACTGCGCCGGCATGCACCAGAAGGGATCGGTGTACGTGGACGGCAACGCCAGCACCGGGCTGGCCGAGAACATCATGTCGGGAACCGTGCGCATCACCGGCAGCGCCACCATGTCGGCCGGCGCCACCGGCCACGGCGGGCTGGTGGTGATCGAGGGCAACGCCGGGGCCCGGTGCGGTATCTCGCTGAAGGGCGCCGACATCGTGGTGGGCGGCAACGTGGGCCACATGAGCGCGTTCATGGCCCAGGCCGGGAACCTGGCAGTGCTCGGTGACGCGGGCGCCGATCTCGGGGACTCCGTATACGAGGCCAACATGTACGTGCGGGGCGAGGTGGAGAGCCTTGGCGCGGACGCCATCGCGAAGGACATGCGGCCCGAACACGCCCGGACCCTTGCCGGGCTGCTCGCCGCCGCCGGCATGGAGGCCGACCCGTGGGACTTCAAGCGGTACGGATCGGCCCGCAACCTCTACAACTTCCACATCGACGACATCAACGCCGAAGTAGCGAGGAGAGCCGGATGA
- a CDS encoding glutamine amidotransferase family protein, producing MCGIVGLFLKTERFQPRLGELTASMLHEMRDRGPDSAGFAVYDQGRAGTTRITVLAEGQRPDWSRTGADLENVLEAEVSVRPIRDHAVLETAGDGSRARQWLIDNSPELDVLSYGTQIEIYKAVGDPDLVAINYDLRSRSGTHALAHTRMATESAVTTNGSHPFATGADTCLVHNGSLSNYNWLRTRLERQGEMFQTENDSEVAAGYLAWRLREGDSLKQALERALLALDGFFTFAIGIEDGFAILRDPIACKPAIVAETDDWVAMSSEYRAITHLPDSGHATVWEPAPGVIYTWTRAA from the coding sequence ATGTGCGGCATCGTCGGCCTCTTCTTGAAGACCGAACGGTTCCAGCCGAGGCTGGGAGAACTCACTGCCAGCATGCTGCACGAGATGCGTGACCGCGGCCCCGACAGCGCCGGCTTCGCCGTCTACGACCAGGGTCGAGCCGGGACGACCCGCATAACCGTGCTGGCGGAAGGACAGAGGCCCGACTGGAGCCGGACCGGGGCCGACCTCGAGAACGTTCTGGAGGCCGAAGTGTCGGTCCGGCCGATCCGGGATCACGCCGTTCTCGAGACCGCGGGCGACGGCAGCCGGGCCCGCCAGTGGTTGATCGACAACTCCCCCGAACTCGATGTCCTCAGCTATGGAACCCAGATCGAGATATACAAGGCGGTCGGCGATCCCGATCTGGTAGCCATCAACTACGACCTCCGCTCCCGCTCCGGAACCCACGCCCTCGCCCACACGCGGATGGCGACCGAGTCGGCGGTCACCACCAACGGCTCCCACCCCTTCGCCACCGGAGCCGACACCTGCCTCGTCCACAACGGATCCCTGTCGAACTACAACTGGCTCCGGACCCGGCTCGAGCGGCAGGGCGAGATGTTCCAGACCGAGAACGACTCCGAAGTCGCCGCCGGTTACCTGGCGTGGCGGCTCCGGGAAGGCGACAGCCTGAAGCAGGCCCTCGAGCGCGCCCTGCTGGCCCTGGACGGGTTCTTCACGTTCGCGATCGGCATCGAGGACGGCTTCGCCATCCTGAGGGACCCCATCGCCTGCAAGCCGGCGATCGTCGCCGAGACCGACGACTGGGTGGCCATGTCCTCGGAGTACCGGGCCATCACCCACCTTCCCGACTCCGGCCACGCCACCGTGTGGGAGCCGGCGCCGGGCGTCATCTACACGTGGACCAGGGCTGCGTGA
- the glnT gene encoding type III glutamate--ammonia ligase — protein MGSVEDIRSRIEADGVEFIYAMFVEMHGKPCAKLVPVEALDGLMADGAGFAGFAAGPMGQDPSAPDILAIPDPASYTQLPWQPNVAVMQCDPTVEGELWPYAPRVILRNALDSLAERNLVLKAGFEAEYSMVARGDDGTIRVADPLDTDPRPCYDARLLTRMLPHLTEVSKHMNAMGWENYANDHEDANGQFEQNWKYSDALTTADRLILFRFMVHTLAQRDGRFATFMPKPFADRTGNGLHAHMSLWTGDTDEPLFPAGDTDSKGLGLSELAYQFTAGLLANAESLVAVACPIVNSYKRMGVGAPTSGATWAPAYAAYGGNNRTHMIRVPEPDRIEIRLPDGAANPYLLFAAILACGLDGVDNQLDPGAPNTDNLFTLSSEEVAARGIRTLPPTLLHAADNLAGNDVLRAGLGMTADGPYSDYFAVVKRQEFLDHHHQVTRSEVDQYLTLF, from the coding sequence GTGGGCTCAGTGGAGGACATCCGGTCCCGAATCGAAGCGGATGGCGTGGAGTTCATCTACGCCATGTTCGTGGAGATGCACGGCAAGCCGTGCGCGAAGCTGGTGCCCGTCGAGGCGCTCGACGGCCTGATGGCCGACGGCGCCGGGTTCGCAGGTTTCGCGGCCGGTCCCATGGGCCAGGACCCTTCCGCGCCCGACATCCTGGCGATACCGGACCCCGCCTCCTACACCCAACTCCCTTGGCAACCGAACGTCGCCGTCATGCAGTGTGATCCCACCGTGGAGGGCGAGCTGTGGCCCTACGCCCCCCGGGTCATCCTGCGCAATGCCCTGGACTCGCTGGCGGAGCGCAACCTGGTCCTCAAAGCCGGTTTCGAAGCCGAGTACTCCATGGTGGCTCGTGGCGATGACGGCACGATCCGGGTTGCCGACCCGCTCGACACCGATCCGCGACCCTGTTACGACGCCCGCCTGCTCACCCGCATGCTGCCCCATCTGACCGAGGTGTCGAAGCACATGAACGCCATGGGTTGGGAGAACTACGCCAACGACCACGAGGACGCCAACGGCCAGTTCGAGCAGAACTGGAAGTACTCGGATGCCCTGACCACAGCCGACCGGCTCATCCTGTTCCGCTTCATGGTCCATACGCTGGCCCAGCGGGACGGGCGCTTTGCGACCTTCATGCCCAAGCCGTTCGCCGACCGGACCGGGAACGGGCTCCATGCCCACATGAGCCTGTGGACCGGGGACACGGACGAGCCGCTCTTTCCCGCCGGTGATACGGATAGCAAGGGTCTGGGTCTCAGCGAGCTGGCCTACCAGTTCACTGCCGGCCTGCTGGCCAATGCCGAGTCGCTGGTGGCGGTGGCGTGCCCGATCGTCAACTCGTACAAGCGGATGGGTGTGGGCGCGCCCACCTCCGGAGCGACCTGGGCGCCGGCCTATGCGGCCTACGGCGGCAACAACCGCACTCACATGATCCGGGTACCCGAGCCGGACCGGATCGAGATCCGGCTTCCCGACGGCGCCGCCAACCCCTACCTGCTGTTCGCCGCCATCCTGGCCTGCGGTCTCGACGGTGTCGACAACCAGCTGGATCCCGGCGCGCCCAACACCGACAACCTCTTCACCCTCTCGAGCGAGGAGGTGGCCGCCCGGGGCATCAGGACCCTGCCGCCGACGTTGCTGCACGCGGCGGACAACCTGGCCGGCAACGACGTGCTGCGCGCCGGCCTGGGCATGACGGCCGACGGGCCCTACAGCGACTACTTCGCGGTGGTCAAGCGGCAGGAGTTCCTCGACCACCACCATCAGGTAACCCGATCCGAGGTGGACCAATACCTCACGCTGTTCTGA
- a CDS encoding pyridoxamine 5'-phosphate oxidase family protein encodes MTWSAFREAAPGLAAAVQERFESHRHAVMATLRRDGAPRLSGMEAPIRDGHLWLAMDTGSRKADDLRRDPRFSVHSAPDGEDLASGDARIEGRVVPALETDVALFVGGHRFPIDDPSTMALFTADVSRVVLARVVDRSLAVTTWTPEGGIAEIRLP; translated from the coding sequence GTGACGTGGTCGGCTTTCCGAGAGGCCGCGCCCGGTCTGGCTGCCGCCGTCCAGGAAAGATTCGAGAGCCACCGCCACGCGGTGATGGCGACCCTGCGGCGTGACGGGGCACCACGTCTCTCGGGTATGGAGGCTCCTATCCGGGATGGCCACCTGTGGCTGGCGATGGACACCGGTTCGCGCAAGGCAGACGATCTCCGGCGAGATCCGCGTTTCTCGGTGCACAGTGCCCCCGACGGGGAGGACCTGGCTTCGGGTGACGCCCGGATCGAGGGGCGGGTCGTGCCGGCGCTGGAAACAGACGTGGCCCTCTTCGTAGGAGGCCATCGATTCCCGATCGACGATCCCTCGACCATGGCGCTGTTCACGGCCGACGTCAGCCGGGTGGTCCTCGCTCGCGTGGTGGATCGGTCCTTGGCTGTGACTACGTGGACGCCGGAGGGCGGGATAGCCGAGATCCGCTTACCCTGA